One Dictyoglomus thermophilum H-6-12 DNA window includes the following coding sequences:
- a CDS encoding secretin N-terminal domain-containing protein yields the protein MNNLRFKRGKSLIFCIFLIFIFSILYAQVANFSLVGVQVEEGVGGSLNIGFYFSPTTGLPKFDIQQKDGKLVVTFLNTTVKMPSKSIDVNKAFLTKIELTQNEKNTIVYINFVGGVPTYIYNSGVGSLKLVLNPQLSGVSTTLSKTKESEVNLISINVDKNYKPNLIVLNFSAEVPEYKVSLLQNPLRLVIDINNTINKVTTKSISVNSSPILGVRVSQFTTKPYVTRVVVDLKTSYPKLVVKDYQNKLYIGTSEVLAKVVPVSQKVVTEVPKVEEAPKVTEVKTTTVEEKPEEKPKEEIVSKPVEVKDKFQQRISVSFDRAEIRDVLKAMGQLAGLNIITDIGVQGRISVYLKDIPFKDAFYALLASSDLGYIQQGEIIIVANLDKLQKIESRDLVTKVYQLKYFESQKAKDILSKTSKTAVFDSDDSRNWLIVSAPPSEFAKIESTIKTLDIPSESIAGAKTLGKVILEKSEDTYLVTLTAKGDDIKDILQEIIQKSGKNIIFSKDVSGGVYLTLNRVPLDRAIDLIIRSSGYIYEVREGGVILVSAPKIEGAPSPIIEIKELVKIDKIGDVFYVTASLKKSDIRDVLQEIASKTDLNFIVDPKVSGTVDLFVNKVPLDEVLTIIQRLANFDMEKVGKTYYIRPKEVQTATVPQVISTKLYVLKYITLQDILRVGGSLVKNLSLSYDDKTRLLIAQGKEDDLKVLDELISRIDVEKKEAVVSRELLTVEREGDKIYVSCDLRGADIREVLRELGKKADINFVIDQKVTGQIDLYLNKVELPEVLNIIQRAGKLSITTEDKVTYVKPYEEKVAVPVEVAKTKIYALKYITLSDIERVGGSLVKNLSLSYDDKTRLLIAQGKEDDLKVLDELISRIDVEKKEAVVSRELLTVEREGDKIYVSCDLRGADIREVLRELGKKADINFVIDQKVTGQIDLYLNKVELPETLDILSKIASISFEKVGSVTFVKPFTTAVVATKEGAPIVTKEYKLKYISLDTLKSVVSGIAKDVNFYYDQTSGLLLVQGPADQVSSVESMIAKLDKPTPQVKIDVQVIEVSRENIKDIGIEWGTGSISTGLQITANVGWQDLRISIINPGQISANIKALESQNKAKILAQPSMTTVSGKSTRIMIGDRVPLISYDAQGNRQVSFVDVGIILNVTPTVNADGTITANLNPQVSTIQGYVQDVPIISTREAQTIVNLKNGETLALGGLLRQEEIESMSKVPLLGDIPILGELFKARKIQKVERELIILITPKIIE from the coding sequence GTGAATAATTTGAGGTTTAAAAGGGGAAAAAGTCTGATATTTTGTATTTTTTTGATTTTTATTTTTTCTATATTATATGCCCAAGTCGCAAATTTTAGCTTAGTGGGAGTGCAAGTAGAAGAGGGGGTAGGAGGAAGTCTTAATATTGGATTTTATTTCTCTCCCACAACAGGTTTGCCTAAATTTGATATCCAGCAGAAAGATGGTAAATTGGTTGTTACCTTCTTGAATACAACTGTCAAGATGCCCTCCAAATCTATCGACGTAAACAAGGCCTTTCTTACAAAAATTGAACTTACCCAGAACGAAAAAAATACAATAGTTTACATAAATTTTGTGGGTGGAGTGCCCACCTATATCTATAATTCAGGGGTAGGAAGTTTAAAATTAGTCTTGAATCCTCAGTTGTCTGGTGTGTCTACTACCTTATCCAAGACAAAAGAATCTGAAGTAAATCTGATTAGTATAAATGTTGACAAAAACTATAAGCCGAATTTAATTGTGTTAAATTTCTCTGCTGAGGTTCCTGAATATAAGGTCTCTTTATTACAAAACCCCTTAAGGCTTGTTATTGATATAAACAATACGATAAATAAAGTGACTACAAAAAGTATCTCTGTAAATTCAAGCCCTATACTTGGAGTTAGAGTTTCTCAGTTTACTACAAAGCCTTATGTTACACGTGTGGTTGTAGACTTAAAAACTTCATATCCTAAATTAGTAGTTAAGGATTATCAAAATAAGTTATATATTGGAACTTCGGAAGTGTTAGCAAAAGTAGTACCCGTTTCTCAAAAAGTTGTAACGGAGGTTCCTAAAGTTGAGGAAGCACCAAAAGTAACCGAAGTTAAAACTACTACTGTAGAAGAAAAGCCAGAAGAAAAACCTAAAGAAGAAATTGTAAGTAAGCCTGTAGAAGTAAAGGATAAGTTTCAACAAAGAATATCGGTCTCTTTTGATAGAGCAGAGATAAGAGATGTATTGAAGGCAATGGGTCAGCTTGCGGGATTGAATATTATCACTGATATAGGGGTTCAGGGAAGAATAAGTGTATACTTGAAAGATATTCCTTTTAAAGATGCTTTTTATGCTTTACTAGCCTCTTCTGATTTAGGGTACATTCAACAAGGCGAAATTATTATTGTAGCTAATCTTGATAAGTTACAAAAGATAGAAAGTAGGGATTTGGTAACAAAGGTTTATCAATTGAAGTATTTTGAAAGTCAGAAGGCTAAGGATATTTTAAGTAAAACTTCTAAAACTGCAGTTTTTGATTCTGATGATTCGAGAAATTGGCTTATAGTTTCTGCTCCTCCATCAGAGTTTGCAAAGATAGAAAGCACAATCAAAACTTTGGATATCCCATCGGAAAGTATAGCAGGAGCTAAGACCTTAGGAAAGGTTATTTTGGAAAAGAGTGAAGACACTTATCTTGTAACTCTAACTGCAAAAGGCGATGATATTAAGGATATTCTTCAGGAGATAATTCAAAAATCTGGTAAAAATATTATCTTCTCTAAAGATGTATCTGGGGGTGTTTACTTAACTCTTAATAGAGTTCCTCTCGATAGAGCTATCGATTTGATAATAAGAAGTTCTGGATATATTTATGAGGTTAGAGAAGGTGGAGTGATATTAGTAAGTGCTCCTAAGATTGAAGGTGCACCCTCTCCTATAATTGAAATTAAGGAGCTTGTAAAAATTGATAAAATTGGAGATGTATTTTATGTAACTGCAAGTCTCAAGAAGTCAGATATCAGGGATGTTTTACAAGAAATTGCGAGCAAGACTGATTTAAATTTCATTGTAGATCCTAAGGTTTCTGGTACTGTAGATTTATTTGTTAATAAGGTGCCTCTTGATGAGGTCTTAACAATCATTCAAAGACTTGCTAATTTTGATATGGAAAAAGTTGGAAAGACCTATTACATAAGACCTAAGGAAGTTCAAACTGCAACTGTACCTCAGGTTATAAGTACGAAGCTTTATGTATTAAAGTATATAACCCTTCAAGATATTTTGAGGGTAGGAGGTAGTTTAGTAAAGAACTTAAGTTTGAGTTATGATGATAAGACGAGGCTGCTTATAGCACAAGGTAAGGAAGATGATTTGAAGGTATTAGATGAACTAATAAGCAGGATAGATGTAGAGAAGAAGGAAGCAGTAGTTAGTAGAGAGCTCCTTACGGTAGAGAGGGAAGGAGACAAGATATATGTAAGTTGCGATCTAAGGGGTGCAGATATAAGGGAAGTATTGAGGGAGCTTGGAAAGAAGGCAGATATAAACTTTGTGATAGATCAGAAGGTTACAGGGCAAATTGACCTATATCTCAACAAGGTAGAGCTTCCTGAGGTGCTGAATATAATTCAGAGGGCAGGTAAGTTGAGTATAACTACTGAGGATAAAGTGACATATGTGAAGCCCTATGAAGAGAAGGTAGCTGTGCCAGTTGAGGTAGCAAAGACAAAGATATATGCATTGAAATACATTACATTGTCAGACATAGAGAGGGTAGGAGGTAGTTTAGTAAAGAACTTAAGTTTGAGTTATGATGATAAGACGAGGCTGCTTATAGCACAAGGTAAGGAAGATGATTTGAAGGTATTAGATGAACTAATAAGCAGGATAGATGTAGAGAAGAAGGAAGCAGTAGTTAGTAGAGAGCTCCTTACGGTAGAGAGGGAAGGAGACAAGATATATGTAAGTTGTGATCTAAGGGGTGCAGATATAAGGGAAGTATTGAGGGAGCTTGGAAAGAAGGCAGATATAAACTTTGTGATAGATCAGAAGGTTACAGGGCAAATTGACCTATATCTCAACAAGGTAGAGCTTCCTGAGACTCTTGATATACTCAGTAAGATTGCAAGTATCTCCTTTGAAAAAGTAGGTTCTGTGACCTTTGTAAAGCCATTTACCACAGCTGTAGTAGCAACAAAGGAAGGTGCTCCAATTGTCACAAAAGAATACAAGTTAAAATATATATCCTTAGATACATTGAAATCTGTAGTGTCAGGAATAGCTAAAGATGTTAATTTCTATTATGATCAGACTTCAGGTCTCCTATTAGTGCAAGGACCAGCAGATCAAGTCTCCTCCGTAGAGAGCATGATAGCAAAACTTGATAAACCTACTCCTCAAGTAAAAATAGATGTGCAAGTTATTGAGGTATCAAGAGAAAATATTAAAGATATTGGAATTGAATGGGGTACTGGTAGTATTTCTACAGGATTACAAATTACAGCAAATGTGGGTTGGCAAGATCTTAGGATAAGTATTATAAACCCAGGACAGATTAGTGCTAATATCAAAGCATTAGAGTCTCAAAACAAAGCTAAAATATTAGCTCAACCTAGTATGACCACTGTAAGTGGTAAATCTACAAGAATTATGATTGGTGATAGAGTACCACTAATATCCTATGATGCTCAGGGCAATAGACAAGTGAGTTTTGTAGATGTAGGTATAATTTTAAATGTAACTCCTACGGTGAATGCTGATGGTACTATAACGGCTAACTTAAATCCACAAGTAAGTACAATTCAGGGATATGTTCAGGATGTACCTATAATTTCTACTCGTGAGGCTCAAACAATTGTAAATCTCAAGAATGGTGAAACTCTTGCTTTGGGAGGTTTGTTAAGGCAAGAAGAAATAGAAAGCATGTCTAAGGTACCACTTCTTGGAGATATTCCAATTTTAGGTGAACTATTTAAGGCAAGAAAAATTCAAAAGGTTGAAAGAGAGCTTATTATACTAATTACGCCTAAGATAATTGAGTAG